A single window of Vigna radiata var. radiata cultivar VC1973A chromosome 4, Vradiata_ver6, whole genome shotgun sequence DNA harbors:
- the LOC106758657 gene encoding short-chain dehydrogenase reductase 2a isoform X1, which yields MLTTLTRVFKHTTLANLLQKRSRFYATMVGERSRLEGKVALITGSASGLGKATAHHFVHHGAQVIIADNDTILGPQVAKDLGPSARYVECDIAVEAQVEEAVNVAMAHYGKLDVMYNNAGIPGPSVPPSIADLDLDEFDKVMRINIRGMLAGIKHAARVMIPMGSGSILCTSSISGVMGGLGPHPYTISKFTIPGVVKSVASELCKVGVRINCISPAPIPTPMVLAQIQKFYPGLPQEQIEGIVNGFVGFKGAKCEDIDVAKAALYLASDEAKFISGHNLIVDGGFTSFKTLTFPSP from the exons ATGCTCACAACACTAACCAG GGTGTTCAAGCACACCACCCTAGCCAATTTGCTTCAAAAACGCAGCAGATTCTATGCAACTATGGTTGGTGAAAGAAG CAGGCTAGAAGGAAAAGTGGCACTCATAACAGGCTCAGCAAGTGGACTTGGCAAGGCCACGGCCCATCACTTTGTCCACCATGGGGCCCAAGTCATCATTGCTGACAATGACACCATCCTTGGCCCACAAGTTGCAAAGGACTTGGGCCCATCAGCCCGTTATGTGGAATGTGATATTGCTGTGGAGGCCCAAGTTGAAGAAGCTGTGAATGTTGCCATGGCCCACTATGGCAAGCTGGACGTCATGTACAACAATGCTGGCATCCCAGGCCCATCAGTTCCCCCAAGCATAGCAGATCTAGACCTTGATGAGTTTGACAAAGTGATGAGAATCAACATAAGGGGAATGCTTGCTGGTATAAAGCATGCAGCCCGGGTGATGATACCCATGGGCTCAGGCTCCATTTTATGCACATCAAGCATAAGTGGGGTAATGGGTGGGCTTGGGCCTCATCCTTATACCATATCAAAGTTTACAATACCTGGAGTAGTGAAATCTGTGGCCAGTGAGTTATGCAAAGTTGGGGTGAGGATAAATTGCATATCACCAGCTCCAATTCCTACACCTATGGTTTTGGCTCAAATACAAAAGTTTTATCCTGGTTTACCCCAAGAACAGATAGAGGGTATTGTGAATGGTTTTGTTGGGTTTAAAGGTGCTAAGTGTGAGGACATTGATGTGGCAAAGGCTGCATTGTATTTGGCATCAGATGAAGCAAAGTTTATCTCAGGTCACAATCTCATAGTTGATGGAGGCTTCACCAGCTTTAAAACTCTCACATTCCCTTCTCCATAA
- the LOC106758657 gene encoding short-chain dehydrogenase reductase 2a isoform X2 encodes MLTTLTRVFKHTTLANLLQKRSRFYATMVGERRLEGKVALITGSASGLGKATAHHFVHHGAQVIIADNDTILGPQVAKDLGPSARYVECDIAVEAQVEEAVNVAMAHYGKLDVMYNNAGIPGPSVPPSIADLDLDEFDKVMRINIRGMLAGIKHAARVMIPMGSGSILCTSSISGVMGGLGPHPYTISKFTIPGVVKSVASELCKVGVRINCISPAPIPTPMVLAQIQKFYPGLPQEQIEGIVNGFVGFKGAKCEDIDVAKAALYLASDEAKFISGHNLIVDGGFTSFKTLTFPSP; translated from the exons ATGCTCACAACACTAACCAG GGTGTTCAAGCACACCACCCTAGCCAATTTGCTTCAAAAACGCAGCAGATTCTATGCAACTATGGTTGGTGAAAGAAG GCTAGAAGGAAAAGTGGCACTCATAACAGGCTCAGCAAGTGGACTTGGCAAGGCCACGGCCCATCACTTTGTCCACCATGGGGCCCAAGTCATCATTGCTGACAATGACACCATCCTTGGCCCACAAGTTGCAAAGGACTTGGGCCCATCAGCCCGTTATGTGGAATGTGATATTGCTGTGGAGGCCCAAGTTGAAGAAGCTGTGAATGTTGCCATGGCCCACTATGGCAAGCTGGACGTCATGTACAACAATGCTGGCATCCCAGGCCCATCAGTTCCCCCAAGCATAGCAGATCTAGACCTTGATGAGTTTGACAAAGTGATGAGAATCAACATAAGGGGAATGCTTGCTGGTATAAAGCATGCAGCCCGGGTGATGATACCCATGGGCTCAGGCTCCATTTTATGCACATCAAGCATAAGTGGGGTAATGGGTGGGCTTGGGCCTCATCCTTATACCATATCAAAGTTTACAATACCTGGAGTAGTGAAATCTGTGGCCAGTGAGTTATGCAAAGTTGGGGTGAGGATAAATTGCATATCACCAGCTCCAATTCCTACACCTATGGTTTTGGCTCAAATACAAAAGTTTTATCCTGGTTTACCCCAAGAACAGATAGAGGGTATTGTGAATGGTTTTGTTGGGTTTAAAGGTGCTAAGTGTGAGGACATTGATGTGGCAAAGGCTGCATTGTATTTGGCATCAGATGAAGCAAAGTTTATCTCAGGTCACAATCTCATAGTTGATGGAGGCTTCACCAGCTTTAAAACTCTCACATTCCCTTCTCCATAA